In one window of Massilibacterium senegalense DNA:
- the pabA gene encoding aminodeoxychorismate/anthranilate synthase component II, whose product MILMIDNYDSFTYNLVQYVGELGEEIQVYRNDEISVKDIETLNPKMIMISPGPCTPNEAGISLEVIRTFGGKVPIFGVCLGHQAIAQAFGGEVVRADVLMHGKTSSVYHDDQTLFKGLPQPFTATRYHSLIVKKETLPDCLTISAETKDGEIMAIRHKELPIEGVQFHPESMLTEGGKEMIKQFVEYYK is encoded by the coding sequence ATGATTTTAATGATTGATAATTATGATTCTTTTACGTACAATTTAGTGCAATATGTCGGAGAATTAGGGGAAGAGATTCAAGTTTATCGAAATGACGAAATTTCCGTGAAAGATATTGAAACATTGAATCCGAAAATGATTATGATTTCACCAGGACCGTGCACGCCAAATGAAGCGGGAATTAGCTTAGAGGTAATCCGTACGTTTGGCGGGAAAGTGCCGATTTTTGGTGTTTGTTTAGGTCACCAAGCAATCGCGCAAGCATTTGGCGGAGAAGTTGTGCGAGCGGATGTGTTAATGCACGGAAAAACATCTAGCGTATACCACGATGATCAGACGTTGTTTAAAGGATTGCCACAACCATTTACAGCAACGCGGTATCATTCGTTAATTGTCAAAAAAGAAACGTTACCGGATTGTTTGACGATTTCCGCTGAAACGAAAGACGGGGAAATTATGGCAATTCGTCATAAGGAACTGCCGATTGAAGGGGTTCAATTTCACCCTGAATCGATGCTAACTGAAGGCGGAAAAGAAATGATTAAACAATTTGTGGAGTATTATAAATAA
- the dusB gene encoding tRNA dihydrouridine synthase DusB — protein MLKIGDIAIKNPVVLAPMAGVCNAAFRLTVKEFGAGLVCAEMVSDKAVINRNEKTMDMLYIDEQEKPLSLQIFGGSKETLVEAAKYVAENTTADIIDINMGCPVPKITKCDAGARWLLDPNKIYEMVSSVTDEVDVPVTVKMRIGWDEEHIFAVENALAAERAGAKAVTVHGRTRVQMYEGKANWDIIKQVKQAVNIPVIGNGDVATPQDAKRMIDEIGVDGVMIGRAALGDPWMIYRTVRYLETGELMDPPTPREKVDVCMLHCDRLMKLKGEHIALLEMRKHAAWYLKGLPGNAKVRNRINEITTRDQLEQVLLEYVQQLEERAKMTEKAVL, from the coding sequence ATGTTAAAAATCGGGGATATCGCGATTAAAAATCCTGTCGTTTTGGCGCCGATGGCCGGAGTGTGTAATGCGGCGTTCCGGCTAACGGTTAAAGAATTTGGAGCGGGACTAGTATGCGCGGAAATGGTTAGCGATAAAGCAGTCATTAATCGAAATGAAAAAACGATGGATATGCTTTATATTGATGAACAAGAAAAACCGTTAAGTTTACAAATTTTCGGTGGAAGTAAAGAAACATTAGTAGAAGCGGCAAAATACGTAGCAGAAAACACAACAGCAGATATTATTGACATTAATATGGGGTGCCCAGTACCGAAAATTACAAAGTGCGACGCAGGTGCAAGATGGCTATTAGACCCAAATAAAATTTATGAAATGGTTTCTTCAGTTACCGATGAGGTCGATGTTCCAGTAACGGTAAAGATGCGGATAGGCTGGGATGAAGAACATATTTTTGCGGTAGAAAATGCGCTAGCAGCAGAACGAGCTGGTGCAAAAGCAGTGACAGTTCATGGACGTACACGTGTACAAATGTATGAAGGAAAAGCGAACTGGGATATTATTAAGCAAGTAAAACAAGCTGTTAACATCCCGGTTATCGGAAATGGTGACGTAGCAACTCCACAAGATGCTAAACGGATGATTGATGAAATCGGTGTAGACGGTGTTATGATCGGTCGAGCGGCGTTAGGAGACCCATGGATGATTTACCGAACTGTCCGTTATTTAGAAACAGGGGAATTGATGGACCCACCGACGCCGCGGGAAAAGGTAGATGTATGTATGCTCCATTGTGACCGTTTAATGAAGTTAAAAGGGGAACACATTGCCTTGTTAGAAATGCGCAAACATGCAGCGTGGTATTTAAAAGGATTGCCTGGAAATGCAAAAGTAAGAAATCGTATTAATGAAATTACAACACGCGACCAAT
- the pabC gene encoding aminodeoxychorismate lyase — translation MYMYWNGEIVSADEITISPFDHGYLYGMGVFETFRVYERHPFLFDDHYERLKQGLQQLNITNQVEKDALLQGLYHLLDANQIEDAYVRLNISAGVGDVGLRTEPYEHPTVLMYMRPLPKDVTYPEKDGHILRLRRNTPEGSFRLKSHHYLNNMMAKREIGSKPNIEGIFLTETGVLAEGIVSNLFWVQDGIVYTPSVDTGILNGITRQFILEMCQKLSIIVKEGHFSKQEMKLADEAFITNSIQEIVSLKSIDGRVLPEDKRLKSMLQTYYHQNRTTLWAKQQFQK, via the coding sequence ATGTATATGTATTGGAATGGAGAGATTGTTTCAGCAGATGAAATAACAATCTCCCCGTTCGATCATGGATATTTATATGGGATGGGCGTGTTTGAAACTTTTCGAGTTTACGAGCGTCATCCCTTTTTATTTGATGATCATTATGAACGGTTAAAACAAGGATTACAACAATTAAATATTACGAATCAGGTGGAAAAAGACGCGTTGCTACAAGGATTGTATCATTTGTTAGATGCGAACCAAATAGAGGATGCGTACGTTCGTTTAAATATTTCGGCTGGTGTTGGAGATGTTGGATTGCGCACTGAACCGTATGAGCATCCGACAGTGTTAATGTACATGCGCCCTTTACCGAAGGACGTGACCTATCCAGAAAAAGACGGACACATTTTACGCCTCCGTCGAAATACACCTGAAGGGTCATTTCGGTTAAAATCACATCATTATTTAAATAATATGATGGCGAAACGAGAAATTGGTTCAAAGCCGAACATAGAAGGTATTTTTTTAACAGAAACAGGAGTGTTAGCAGAAGGGATTGTGTCGAATCTCTTTTGGGTACAAGATGGTATCGTCTATACACCAAGTGTCGATACTGGTATTTTAAATGGGATTACTAGGCAATTTATTCTCGAAATGTGCCAAAAATTAAGTATAATCGTCAAAGAGGGGCATTTTTCAAAACAAGAAATGAAACTGGCAGATGAAGCGTTCATTACGAATTCTATCCAAGAGATTGTTTCGTTAAAAAGTATCGATGGTAGAGTCCTACCAGAAGATAAACGACTTAAGTCGATGTTACAAACGTATTATCATCAAAATCGGACAACTTTATGGGCAAAACAACAGTTTCAAAAATAG
- the folP gene encoding dihydropteroate synthase produces MMIRGKVYDWNAKTWIMGILNVTPDSFSDGGKFNQSEYAVAHAKEMVANGADIIDIGGESTRPGHEPVSLEQELARVVPIIEALRTEVPDIPISIDTYKAKVAEEAIKAGADIINDIWGAKKEPAIAGVAAKYQVPIILMHNRTDKNYVHLMSDIASDMRKSIAIAKKAGVTDGQIILDPGIGFAKTYEQNLEVMRKLDTFTALGYPVLLGTSRKSMIGNALDLPVTERMEGTGATVCLGIEKGCQIMRVHDVKEMSRMAKMMDIMLGRRIDG; encoded by the coding sequence ATGATGATTCGTGGAAAAGTGTATGATTGGAATGCAAAAACATGGATTATGGGCATTTTAAACGTAACACCTGATTCTTTTTCAGATGGCGGAAAGTTTAATCAATCAGAGTATGCAGTTGCACATGCGAAGGAAATGGTAGCGAACGGAGCGGATATTATTGATATTGGCGGCGAATCAACTCGACCAGGACATGAACCGGTTTCGTTAGAACAAGAACTAGCTCGCGTAGTGCCAATCATTGAAGCGCTTCGAACAGAGGTTCCAGATATACCAATTTCTATCGATACGTACAAAGCGAAAGTAGCAGAAGAGGCAATCAAAGCGGGAGCGGACATTATTAACGATATTTGGGGAGCGAAAAAAGAACCAGCCATTGCGGGAGTTGCAGCCAAGTATCAAGTGCCGATTATTTTAATGCATAACCGTACCGACAAAAACTATGTACATTTAATGAGTGATATTGCTTCTGATATGCGCAAAAGCATTGCCATTGCAAAAAAAGCTGGTGTAACAGATGGACAAATTATTTTAGATCCAGGGATTGGCTTTGCGAAAACGTACGAACAAAATTTAGAAGTTATGCGCAAACTTGATACGTTTACTGCGCTAGGATATCCTGTTTTGTTAGGTACGTCACGAAAGTCGATGATTGGTAATGCACTTGATTTACCAGTAACAGAACGGATGGAGGGGACCGGCGCAACTGTTTGTTTAGGAATTGAAAAAGGTTGCCAAATTATGCGTGTGCATGACGTGAAGGAAATGAGCCGCATGGCAAAAATGATGGATATCATGCTTGGGAGAAGAATAGATGGATAA
- the folB gene encoding dihydroneopterin aldolase, with translation MDKIYINQMEFYAYHGVFEEEKRLGQRFIVDAVLELDLQKAGQSDDVQDTIDYGAVYQEVKRIVEGEQYQLIERLAEKISTELLRIFPTLFACTIKVNKPNAPIPGHLASVAVEVIRKRTDDE, from the coding sequence ATGGATAAAATTTATATCAACCAAATGGAGTTTTATGCGTATCACGGTGTGTTTGAAGAAGAAAAACGGCTTGGTCAACGTTTTATTGTCGATGCCGTGTTAGAATTAGATTTGCAAAAAGCAGGTCAAAGCGATGATGTACAAGATACGATTGATTACGGTGCGGTGTATCAGGAAGTAAAACGAATTGTAGAAGGGGAACAATACCAACTAATTGAACGATTGGCTGAAAAAATTTCCACTGAGCTTCTTCGTATCTTTCCAACGCTTTTTGCATGTACAATAAAAGTAAATAAACCGAATGCGCCGATTCCAGGGCATTTAGCATCGGTTGCAGTAGAAGTCATAAGAAAGAGGACAGATGATGAATAA
- the folK gene encoding 2-amino-4-hydroxy-6-hydroxymethyldihydropteridine diphosphokinase: protein MMNKAYLALGSNMGDRYYYLCQALQAMHLAKEIDICRVSSIYETDPVGYENQNCFLNMVIEVNTTFSPHDLLAYLQKNERKLGRKREIRFGPRTIDLDILLYNDEVIETDTLQLPHLRMTERAFVLIPLQEIASNLSVPNDKRSLETMIGEADDRLGVRLWKQKAGQETDKLFAN from the coding sequence ATGATGAATAAAGCTTATTTAGCGCTCGGTTCTAATATGGGGGACCGTTATTATTATTTATGTCAGGCGTTGCAGGCGATGCATCTGGCAAAAGAAATAGATATTTGCCGTGTATCATCGATTTACGAAACAGACCCAGTCGGATATGAAAATCAAAATTGTTTTTTGAATATGGTCATCGAGGTGAATACGACCTTTTCACCGCATGATTTATTAGCGTATTTACAAAAGAATGAACGGAAATTAGGGCGGAAGCGAGAAATTCGATTTGGTCCAAGAACGATTGATTTGGATATTTTATTGTACAACGATGAAGTAATAGAAACGGACACATTACAGTTACCGCATCTGAGAATGACAGAAAGAGCGTTTGTACTCATTCCATTGCAAGAAATTGCTAGTAATCTTTCCGTTCCAAATGACAAACGTTCATTAGAAACAATGATTGGTGAAGCAGATGATCGATTAGGGGTAAGGCTTTGGAAGCAAAAAGCAGGTCAAGAAACAGATAAATTATTTGCTAATTAA